The Niallia alba genome includes a window with the following:
- a CDS encoding efflux RND transporter periplasmic adaptor subunit: MKKSLKKWIISGVSVLVIGTGIGSYYYFTNDNQPEVRAQVRTQTATAETGDVEIEVSGTGSIATINKETFTSEGNATVDEVLVEVGDEVEEGDELVTFEDDTLDPIVASFSGEITALNVEEDGNVSMGTEVVTVTDYDNLEMVVNVDELDISKVKVGQAANIKVSALEDKEFTGKVTSVAKEANSDSNSVAKYAVTVKISKPSGLLVGMTAEATITTDKAEDVVTVPVEAVQKEDDQYYVLVATGTAANEEGTTETASTKQTVEVGLQNTEVAEIKSGLEEGTTVVLPTFESSSDSETQGMFPGGGQMPSGEGRGQMPGGGQGGGMPSGGFGGRNE; encoded by the coding sequence ATGAAGAAAAGTTTAAAGAAGTGGATTATTAGTGGAGTATCAGTTTTAGTAATAGGAACAGGAATCGGATCTTATTATTATTTTACAAATGATAATCAACCGGAAGTAAGAGCGCAGGTTAGAACGCAAACAGCGACTGCTGAAACTGGGGATGTAGAAATTGAAGTAAGTGGTACTGGAAGCATTGCAACCATTAATAAAGAAACCTTTACTTCTGAAGGAAATGCAACGGTAGATGAAGTATTAGTCGAGGTTGGCGATGAGGTGGAAGAAGGCGATGAGCTAGTAACGTTCGAGGATGATACGCTGGACCCAATCGTAGCATCTTTTTCTGGTGAAATCACTGCTCTAAATGTAGAGGAAGATGGAAATGTATCAATGGGAACAGAAGTCGTGACTGTTACTGATTATGATAATTTAGAAATGGTAGTGAACGTAGATGAACTTGATATTTCTAAAGTAAAGGTCGGACAAGCTGCAAATATAAAAGTTAGTGCACTTGAAGATAAAGAATTTACTGGCAAAGTTACAAGTGTTGCAAAAGAAGCGAACAGTGATAGTAATAGTGTTGCTAAGTATGCAGTAACAGTCAAAATAAGCAAGCCTAGCGGATTATTGGTTGGCATGACAGCTGAAGCCACTATCACAACTGATAAAGCTGAGGACGTTGTGACCGTTCCAGTCGAAGCAGTACAGAAGGAAGATGATCAATATTATGTTTTAGTGGCAACTGGAACAGCAGCGAATGAAGAAGGCACAACAGAAACAGCATCTACAAAACAAACCGTTGAAGTAGGATTGCAAAATACAGAAGTTGCAGAAATTAAAAGTGGTTTAGAGGAAGGTACAACAGTAGTACTTCCAACATTTGAATCATCGAGTGATAGTGAGACGCAAGGTATGTTCCCTGGTGGAGGACAAATGCCAAGTGGTGAAGGAAGAGGCCAGATGCCAGGAGGAGGCCAAGGTGGCGGAATGCCTTCCGGTGGATTTGGAGGTAGAAATGAATGA
- a CDS encoding NAD(P)H-hydrate dehydratase: MEYLLNSEEMKRCDLTTIEKIGMPSMVLMERAALSVIEELASFDLTKVLIVCGSGNNGADGYAVARLLHLQKIAVDILFIGNEQKRSPENNQQKKIAEYYGVKSVKDIEINQYTTIIDALFGIGLSRPLSGKYAEVITKINQMNVEVLSVDVPSGISADNGKVMGCGIKATKTVTFAFNKVGLVLYPGAAYAGMVKVKDIGITEAGFEEEFPKVYSYTIEDLAKIPKRNPYSNKGTYGKILVIAGSKNMSGAAYFSAKAAYRMGVGLVRIVTPEENRQIIQSLLPEAIVTTYQKKQLDGDWLMDAINWASVIVIGPGMGGSEEAHYLLSKVLSISEVPLVIDADAINILAKEPGLLQHNKQNIILTPHIGEMSRLTDKPISEIAENIIEVAERFAKEKKLTCVLKDARTIVTEGNRGTYVNTSGNDGMATGGTGDVLTGVIAGLLGQGLSVVEAARLGVYIHGLAGDAAAAKKGAYGLLADDVCEAINDVVK; the protein is encoded by the coding sequence ATGGAATATTTACTAAATAGCGAGGAAATGAAAAGATGTGATTTAACTACGATTGAAAAGATTGGAATGCCCTCAATGGTTCTCATGGAACGGGCAGCACTTTCCGTAATAGAGGAATTAGCATCTTTTGATTTAACGAAGGTGCTTATTGTATGTGGTTCTGGCAATAACGGAGCAGATGGCTATGCAGTAGCAAGATTGCTCCATTTACAAAAGATAGCGGTAGACATCTTATTTATAGGAAATGAACAGAAACGATCACCGGAAAACAACCAGCAAAAGAAAATAGCAGAGTATTATGGCGTGAAGTCGGTAAAGGATATAGAGATAAATCAATATACAACCATTATAGATGCCTTGTTTGGGATTGGATTGTCACGACCGTTATCAGGAAAGTATGCGGAGGTAATAACCAAAATAAATCAAATGAATGTAGAAGTTCTCTCTGTGGATGTTCCATCTGGTATTTCAGCGGATAACGGAAAAGTGATGGGATGTGGCATAAAAGCGACAAAAACAGTGACGTTCGCGTTTAATAAAGTAGGATTGGTACTCTATCCTGGTGCAGCCTATGCCGGGATGGTAAAGGTTAAAGACATTGGGATAACAGAAGCAGGATTTGAAGAAGAATTTCCAAAAGTATATTCTTATACAATAGAGGATTTAGCTAAAATTCCTAAGCGTAACCCTTATTCGAATAAAGGTACATATGGAAAAATATTAGTAATTGCTGGCTCAAAAAATATGAGTGGAGCTGCTTATTTCTCTGCGAAAGCAGCTTATCGGATGGGAGTCGGCTTAGTAAGAATCGTGACACCAGAGGAGAATCGGCAAATAATCCAAAGCTTGCTACCAGAAGCCATTGTCACAACATATCAAAAAAAGCAGTTAGATGGAGACTGGTTAATGGACGCAATTAATTGGGCGAGTGTGATTGTCATTGGCCCTGGAATGGGTGGATCGGAGGAAGCTCATTATTTGTTAAGCAAGGTACTTTCGATTAGCGAAGTTCCGCTCGTGATCGACGCAGATGCAATAAATATCCTTGCTAAAGAGCCTGGGCTATTACAGCACAATAAGCAAAATATCATTCTTACTCCACATATAGGAGAAATGTCTCGTCTCACCGATAAACCAATTTCCGAGATTGCAGAAAATATAATAGAGGTAGCGGAAAGATTTGCGAAAGAAAAGAAGTTAACTTGTGTATTAAAGGACGCAAGAACAATCGTCACAGAAGGAAACCGCGGCACTTATGTGAATACATCTGGAAATGATGGCATGGCAACGGGAGGTACAGGAGATGTATTAACAGGCGTGATTGCTGGCTTACTTGGACAAGGGCTAAGTGTTGTAGAAGCTGCTCGATTAGGGGTTTATATTCATGGGTTAGCAGGCGATGCAGCAGCAGCCAAAAAGGGGGCATATGGACTGCTGGCAGATGATGTGTGTGAAGCGATTAATGATGTGGTGAAATAG
- the sspO gene encoding small acid-soluble spore protein O, with translation MTKNKHKNAKQAVQNDTARQYDHEFANEPLTAAEKLNNKKTKKRQ, from the coding sequence ATGACAAAAAATAAACATAAAAATGCGAAACAAGCAGTACAGAATGATACGGCTCGTCAATATGATCATGAATTTGCCAATGAACCCCTAACAGCAGCAGAGAAATTAAATAATAAAAAGACGAAAAAAAGACAGTAA
- a CDS encoding QueT transporter family protein: MKTKTLAVNGLVAALYIAFTVAIAPIAFGSIQYRISELFNHLVVFNKKYIYGIVVGVFLANLFLSTIKLYDLTFGVAHSIICLLITIGISKFVKSHLLLMMINTLVFTFNMFIIAYQLHLALGFPFFITWATTAIGEFVVMAIGIPIMHYLNKRIPFAKLID; encoded by the coding sequence ATGAAAACAAAAACACTTGCTGTGAATGGCTTGGTGGCTGCATTGTATATTGCCTTTACTGTTGCGATTGCCCCTATTGCCTTTGGCAGCATCCAATACCGTATTTCGGAATTATTTAATCATCTTGTTGTATTTAACAAAAAATATATTTATGGAATTGTAGTTGGCGTGTTTCTAGCAAACTTATTCCTTTCCACCATTAAGCTATATGATTTAACTTTTGGTGTTGCTCATTCGATTATTTGTTTGTTAATTACAATTGGAATAAGCAAGTTTGTTAAAAGTCATCTTCTGTTGATGATGATCAATACACTTGTGTTTACTTTTAATATGTTTATTATTGCGTATCAATTACATCTTGCACTTGGATTCCCATTCTTCATTACTTGGGCAACAACTGCGATTGGTGAATTTGTCGTTATGGCCATCGGGATACCTATTATGCATTACTTAAATAAGCGGATTCCTTTTGCAAAGTTAATAGATTAA
- a CDS encoding MFS transporter, producing the protein MEIWKRNLLVLWIGVFFTSASFNMVIPFLPIFLLELNVHENTEIWSGVLFSAAFFAGAFASPFWGRLADKYGRKPMIIRAGFVLFVVYTLAAFVTNPYQLLVLRILQGLLSGFIPGAIALIGTNTPSDKTGYALSMISTASASGGIMGPLIGGVISQLVGNRLSFASAGLLVFIATFLIIFWVKEDNFSPSKEKGSVRNDLRIAFANRPLMLVLLLTVVTSCSIMTIEPILPLYILEVGGSMDKASLLAGIIFSLPGIASVIMAPYWGKWADKVGFNRVLFIGLLGGGLGTFAQIIFSNIWGFSITRFIYGLFFCAVFPALNGLVVKSTAEDFRGRAFSLNQTATQLGGMFGPMLGGLLGGVFPAQSVFIVTGILLIVATGIAYKKGDVFSTTIKQKVKIVTHGK; encoded by the coding sequence ATGGAAATTTGGAAGCGGAATTTACTTGTTTTGTGGATAGGAGTTTTCTTTACCTCCGCATCATTTAACATGGTAATTCCCTTTTTGCCAATTTTTCTTCTAGAGTTAAATGTTCATGAAAATACAGAGATTTGGTCTGGAGTACTGTTTAGCGCAGCGTTTTTTGCAGGAGCATTTGCTTCCCCATTTTGGGGCAGACTTGCCGATAAATATGGAAGAAAACCGATGATTATTCGCGCTGGATTTGTGCTGTTTGTCGTTTATACGTTAGCTGCATTTGTTACGAATCCTTATCAATTGTTAGTGCTTCGTATTCTTCAAGGATTGTTATCTGGTTTTATTCCTGGGGCGATTGCCTTAATTGGAACGAATACCCCTTCAGATAAAACAGGCTATGCTTTATCGATGATTTCCACTGCGTCAGCATCGGGTGGGATTATGGGACCATTAATTGGGGGAGTGATTTCTCAATTAGTCGGTAACCGACTTTCTTTTGCGAGTGCTGGCCTGCTTGTTTTTATCGCTACGTTTTTAATCATTTTCTGGGTAAAAGAGGATAATTTTTCTCCTAGTAAAGAAAAAGGATCTGTTCGAAATGACTTGCGAATTGCCTTTGCGAATAGGCCACTTATGCTCGTACTCCTTTTAACGGTTGTCACCTCGTGCTCAATCATGACGATTGAACCAATTCTTCCTCTTTATATATTAGAGGTTGGCGGTTCGATGGATAAAGCTTCCTTATTAGCGGGAATTATCTTCTCTCTTCCTGGGATTGCAAGTGTCATAATGGCGCCATATTGGGGCAAGTGGGCAGACAAGGTTGGATTTAACCGCGTTTTATTTATTGGATTATTAGGCGGTGGGCTTGGTACCTTTGCCCAAATTATTTTCAGTAATATTTGGGGCTTCTCGATTACTCGTTTTATTTACGGTCTCTTCTTCTGTGCGGTATTCCCAGCATTGAATGGGTTAGTTGTGAAATCAACAGCAGAAGACTTCCGTGGCAGAGCCTTTAGTTTAAACCAAACAGCAACTCAGCTAGGAGGGATGTTTGGACCAATGCTAGGTGGCTTACTCGGAGGCGTTTTCCCTGCTCAATCTGTTTTTATTGTAACAGGTATTCTGCTAATCGTAGCAACAGGTATCGCTTATAAAAAAGGCGATGTATTTAGTACAACGATTAAGCAAAAAGTTAAAATAGTTACTCATGGCAAATAA
- a CDS encoding sensor histidine kinase, protein MDSSLELQMLIQLFERAALLLITLFFMTRVPKFKETLQKDHHSPTELTLITLIFCAFALFGTYSGIQVEGSIVNIRTIAIMSGGILFGPWVGIVTGIVSGVHRYLIDIGGVTSVPCLITSILAGIVSGYIHYRVKKNSRWIYGIVAGMLCEMLTMILILLMADPFDLGVDIVSKIALPMILGQGSIGLIVLMIASVEGEKERIAAQQAQLALNIANKTLPYFRSINGNSLRTICTIIKEDIRADAVAITDTKDVLAYVGFGEEKYKIGQEIISDLTKETVRSGKITIRNNIADHHTPQIHCLLVIPLEERGVVTGTLKIYYRKAYTITYTLQTMAIGLAQIISTLMEVSRVEQMKEEANKAELKALQTKINPHFLFNALNAIASTTRRDPEKARELIINLSGYMRYNLEVGEELIDIQLALKQVKDYIQIEKARFGNRLQVNYEIDDTHIKLPSLLIQPLVENAVVHGILKRKGPGVVTISVKDLGETVRVSVRDTGEGIAQDVINRLAKDEVSSKQIGLTNVHQRVKLTYGTGLVIRRLEPGTEVYFDITKEIA, encoded by the coding sequence ATGGACTCTTCCCTAGAATTACAAATGCTCATTCAATTATTTGAACGAGCTGCCCTTTTACTGATAACCTTATTTTTTATGACGAGAGTACCGAAATTTAAAGAAACCTTGCAAAAGGATCATCACTCTCCAACAGAACTAACATTAATCACGCTGATATTTTGTGCTTTCGCCTTATTTGGTACCTATTCTGGAATCCAAGTAGAAGGTTCTATTGTGAATATCCGCACAATTGCGATTATGTCAGGCGGTATCCTCTTTGGTCCATGGGTTGGAATTGTGACTGGAATTGTATCAGGCGTGCATCGTTACTTAATTGATATTGGCGGCGTAACCTCTGTCCCCTGTTTAATTACAAGTATTCTTGCAGGGATAGTATCAGGTTATATACATTATCGAGTGAAAAAGAATAGTCGTTGGATATATGGGATAGTCGCTGGAATGCTATGTGAAATGTTAACTATGATTCTGATTTTACTTATGGCAGACCCCTTCGATTTAGGGGTAGACATTGTGTCAAAAATTGCCTTACCAATGATTTTAGGACAAGGCAGTATCGGGTTAATTGTCTTAATGATTGCTAGTGTAGAAGGAGAAAAGGAAAGAATCGCAGCACAGCAGGCACAGCTAGCCCTTAATATTGCTAATAAAACATTACCTTATTTTCGTTCTATTAATGGCAATTCATTGCGTACGATTTGTACAATTATAAAAGAAGATATCCGGGCGGATGCAGTAGCTATTACCGATACAAAGGATGTTCTTGCCTATGTTGGATTTGGAGAAGAAAAATACAAGATTGGCCAAGAGATTATCAGTGACTTAACGAAGGAAACGGTCCGAAGTGGTAAGATTACAATTCGAAATAATATCGCTGATCACCATACCCCACAGATTCATTGTTTATTGGTCATTCCGCTGGAAGAAAGAGGCGTTGTAACCGGTACTTTGAAAATCTATTACCGAAAAGCCTATACGATTACCTATACATTGCAGACAATGGCAATTGGGTTGGCACAAATTATCTCGACGCTTATGGAAGTATCGAGAGTGGAGCAAATGAAAGAAGAAGCAAATAAGGCGGAACTAAAAGCATTACAAACAAAAATCAATCCTCATTTCTTATTTAATGCGCTAAACGCGATTGCATCGACTACTCGTCGTGATCCAGAAAAAGCTCGAGAATTGATTATTAATTTGTCTGGTTATATGCGTTACAACTTAGAGGTAGGGGAAGAGCTTATTGATATCCAGCTAGCCCTAAAACAAGTAAAAGACTATATTCAAATTGAAAAGGCTCGATTTGGAAATCGACTACAAGTGAACTATGAGATAGATGATACACATATCAAGCTCCCAAGTCTTCTTATTCAACCTTTAGTAGAAAATGCGGTTGTGCACGGAATTTTAAAACGAAAAGGTCCGGGAGTAGTGACAATATCAGTCAAAGATTTAGGAGAAACGGTAAGAGTAAGTGTACGAGACACTGGTGAAGGAATTGCTCAGGATGTGATTAATCGTTTAGCAAAAGATGAAGTATCATCAAAACAAATCGGTTTAACGAATGTCCATCAACGAGTAAAATTAACATATGGAACAGGCTTAGTCATTCGCAGATTAGAGCCAGGGACGGAAGTTTATTTTGATATAACGAAGGAGATAGCATGA
- a CDS encoding L-lactate MFS transporter, with translation MKERNGNRLLIVIGTIIVQMGLGTIYTWSLFNQPLVDKFGWDLSATAITFSITSFALAFATLFAGKIQDKLGLRRLIAFAGIMLGGGLMLTSQVSSLSMLYLIAGVCVGFADGTAYITSLSNLIKWFPEKKGLISGISVGAYGTGSLVFKYINTSLIASYGVSTAFLIWGIIALTMVVGGSFLLKEAREVETTTTSLAPEQKNYTVKEMLKTKQAYLLFVIFFTACMSGLYLIGIVKDIGVSLADLDVATAANAVALVAIFNTIGRIILGALSDKVGRIKVVSGTLVVTAVAVTVLNVVPLSFPLFFACVAAIAFCFGGVITVYPAIIADFFGLKNQSKNYGIIYQGFGFGALAGSMIAAVLGGFHATFTVISVLCVISFVITLIIKPPFMEPEPKEKKQPQPKLVNRLG, from the coding sequence ATGAAAGAACGAAACGGAAATCGCCTTCTTATCGTTATTGGTACAATTATTGTTCAAATGGGGCTAGGGACAATTTATACGTGGAGCTTATTCAATCAGCCCCTCGTTGATAAATTTGGATGGGATTTGAGCGCAACCGCAATCACTTTTTCCATTACCAGCTTTGCCCTAGCATTCGCAACCCTTTTTGCCGGAAAAATTCAAGATAAATTGGGTCTGCGTCGCTTAATTGCCTTTGCTGGGATTATGCTTGGCGGGGGATTAATGTTAACTTCTCAAGTATCATCTTTATCGATGCTTTATCTTATAGCAGGCGTATGTGTTGGTTTTGCAGACGGGACTGCTTATATTACTTCTTTATCAAATTTAATTAAATGGTTCCCTGAGAAGAAAGGTCTAATATCAGGTATTTCTGTAGGAGCGTATGGAACCGGTAGCTTAGTGTTTAAATATATAAATACAAGTTTAATCGCATCTTATGGTGTTTCAACAGCCTTCTTAATTTGGGGAATTATCGCTTTAACGATGGTTGTCGGCGGATCATTCCTTTTAAAAGAAGCACGGGAAGTAGAAACAACTACAACTTCTTTAGCGCCAGAGCAAAAGAATTATACAGTCAAAGAAATGCTAAAAACAAAGCAAGCATATTTACTCTTTGTGATTTTCTTTACTGCATGTATGAGTGGATTATATTTAATCGGAATTGTAAAAGATATTGGTGTTAGCTTAGCAGATTTAGATGTAGCGACAGCTGCCAATGCCGTTGCTTTAGTTGCTATATTCAATACAATCGGACGTATTATACTTGGAGCGTTATCTGATAAAGTAGGTCGAATAAAAGTAGTTTCTGGAACATTAGTCGTAACAGCTGTAGCAGTAACTGTTTTAAATGTAGTTCCATTAAGCTTCCCATTATTCTTTGCTTGTGTAGCAGCAATCGCGTTCTGTTTCGGAGGCGTAATTACCGTATACCCTGCCATCATTGCTGATTTCTTTGGCTTAAAAAATCAAAGCAAAAACTATGGAATAATCTATCAAGGCTTTGGGTTTGGAGCATTAGCCGGCTCTATGATCGCAGCAGTACTCGGAGGATTTCATGCAACCTTTACAGTAATATCTGTTTTATGTGTTATTTCTTTCGTAATTACTTTAATTATAAAGCCGCCATTTATGGAACCAGAACCAAAAGAGAAAAAGCAGCCACAACCTAAATTGGTAAATCGTCTTGGATAA
- a CDS encoding 5-bromo-4-chloroindolyl phosphate hydrolysis family protein translates to MNSFLMFLVRTGISFPVGALTWLISYVAFDQYFILSVVYGVVATGVSYVISDGVIKHQLIARQGLSRKEYKFIQTQLKEANEKIGRLNRHVFSIRHFPSFKQRIDLMRVTKKIYRLTKEEPRRFYKAEKFYYSHLDSLVEIAEKYALLSAQPKKNRALQATLNDTRRTLEQLSRTLEDDLHEILSDDIDDLHFELDVVKHTSYKEKDTELLDESRRPK, encoded by the coding sequence GTGAACTCATTTTTAATGTTTTTAGTCCGAACAGGCATTTCTTTTCCTGTAGGTGCTTTAACATGGCTAATCAGTTATGTGGCGTTTGACCAATATTTCATCCTTTCCGTTGTATATGGAGTCGTGGCAACTGGTGTTTCCTATGTTATCTCAGACGGAGTAATCAAACATCAATTAATAGCAAGGCAAGGATTATCAAGGAAAGAATATAAATTTATTCAAACACAATTGAAGGAAGCGAATGAGAAAATTGGTCGGTTAAACCGACATGTATTTTCCATCCGTCATTTTCCGTCTTTTAAACAAAGAATAGATTTAATGCGTGTAACAAAGAAAATTTATCGATTAACGAAGGAAGAACCACGCCGTTTTTATAAAGCGGAAAAATTCTATTATTCTCACTTAGATTCATTAGTGGAAATTGCGGAGAAATATGCGCTATTATCAGCACAGCCCAAAAAGAACCGAGCACTGCAGGCAACGTTAAATGATACGAGAAGAACATTGGAGCAACTTTCAAGAACGCTAGAAGACGATCTTCATGAAATACTGTCAGATGATATTGATGATTTACATTTTGAGTTAGATGTCGTAAAGCATACTTCTTATAAGGAGAAAGACACGGAGTTGTTAGATGAAAGCAGGCGACCTAAATGA
- a CDS encoding toxic anion resistance protein, giving the protein MTDGRQKNIITDDYFSDPLGESNNLFVQKGETAETVRLIDVLSPENQKRAYELANKLDPTNHRSMIAYGAEAQKKLLSFSHMMIEHVQRKDVGEVGNIVGELMEKLNEINPDDLRVKKKGFFRRLFSKPSKSVHEVLSNYQKASAQIDRMSVRLERSKNVLTADIHLLEQLYENNKNYFQDLNIYIAAAEMKYEEMTVRLIPEQKKLAEESGDRMKLQEVNDIIHFAELLEKRIYDLKVSREITIQTAPQIRLIQHTNRTVIDKIQSSIMTSIPLWRNQVSIALTLLRQRHAIESQTKMSANRLETNVQEMAKIANENRPAMLEIESLKETQHKLMSSLEETLHMQEEGKQKRNQAEQEIVQREGNLKQALNTANDRY; this is encoded by the coding sequence ATGACAGATGGACGGCAAAAGAACATAATTACAGATGATTATTTCTCTGATCCTTTAGGAGAAAGCAATAATTTGTTCGTTCAAAAAGGCGAAACAGCAGAAACTGTTCGCCTTATTGATGTTTTATCACCTGAAAATCAAAAACGGGCATATGAACTTGCGAACAAACTTGATCCAACCAATCACCGATCAATGATTGCTTACGGGGCAGAAGCCCAGAAGAAATTGCTGTCCTTCTCTCATATGATGATTGAGCACGTACAGCGAAAAGATGTTGGAGAAGTCGGTAATATTGTTGGTGAATTAATGGAGAAGCTAAATGAAATAAATCCAGATGATTTACGTGTCAAAAAGAAAGGATTTTTTCGAAGACTATTTAGCAAGCCTTCAAAAAGTGTCCATGAAGTCCTTTCTAATTACCAGAAGGCTAGCGCTCAAATCGATCGCATGAGTGTGCGTCTCGAGCGCAGTAAAAATGTACTGACTGCAGACATTCATTTACTAGAACAACTGTATGAAAACAACAAAAATTATTTTCAAGATCTGAACATATATATTGCAGCAGCGGAAATGAAATATGAGGAAATGACGGTAAGGCTTATTCCGGAACAAAAAAAGCTGGCAGAGGAATCCGGTGACCGAATGAAACTGCAAGAGGTAAATGATATAATTCATTTCGCTGAATTACTCGAAAAACGGATTTATGATTTAAAAGTAAGCAGAGAAATTACAATACAAACAGCTCCACAAATTCGACTGATTCAGCATACAAATCGCACGGTCATTGATAAAATTCAGTCATCCATCATGACATCGATTCCATTGTGGCGAAATCAAGTTTCTATTGCTTTAACTTTATTAAGACAACGTCATGCAATTGAATCGCAAACAAAAATGAGTGCAAATAGGCTTGAGACCAATGTGCAGGAGATGGCAAAAATCGCAAATGAAAATCGTCCAGCAATGTTGGAAATAGAATCATTAAAAGAAACCCAGCATAAATTGATGAGTTCATTAGAAGAGACGTTACATATGCAAGAAGAAGGAAAGCAAAAACGAAATCAGGCAGAACAAGAAATCGTTCAAAGAGAAGGTAATTTAAAACAAGCATTAAATACGGCAAACGATAGGTATTAA
- a CDS encoding GNAT family N-acetyltransferase encodes MHIREAKLSDAEAIARVYVDSWKSTYKNIIPDSFLERMTYEKRIPQWINNISRADNYVYVAETNDGEIVGVADGGKRETNQFENSGDLTSIYISEEYQGQGIGKKLVERLFSKLKELGYQRIFVEVLDDNKSKFFYEKLGAEFYELTTTEVQGKELSLVIYEWKDVNLVLIPS; translated from the coding sequence ATGCATATTAGGGAAGCAAAATTGTCAGATGCCGAAGCAATAGCGAGAGTGTATGTTGATAGTTGGAAGAGCACATATAAAAACATAATTCCAGACTCTTTCTTAGAAAGAATGACTTACGAAAAAAGAATACCACAGTGGATTAATAACATATCAAGAGCTGACAATTATGTTTATGTTGCAGAAACTAACGATGGTGAAATAGTTGGAGTTGCCGATGGAGGAAAAAGGGAAACAAATCAATTCGAGAATTCGGGAGATTTAACCTCTATATATATCAGTGAGGAATATCAAGGACAAGGAATAGGAAAAAAATTGGTCGAGAGATTATTCTCAAAGTTAAAGGAGTTAGGGTACCAAAGGATATTTGTAGAAGTATTAGATGACAATAAATCAAAATTCTTCTATGAAAAATTGGGTGCAGAATTTTACGAATTAACAACAACGGAAGTCCAAGGAAAAGAATTGAGTTTGGTGATTTATGAATGGAAAGATGTAAATTTGGTACTAATCCCAAGTTGA
- a CDS encoding LytR/AlgR family response regulator transcription factor, producing the protein MKAIIVEDEIPAKEELEYLIQTHSNMEIVASFEDGLDVLKFLQAEEVDAIFLDINIPSLDGMLLASNISKFAKKPYIIFTTAYKEHAAQAFELEAFDYILKPYEEKRIAAMLTKLETAFQKDTGGAEEVTIEVNRRINLRKNENIIVTDVNDIYYAEASEKVTLVYTKSEEYMMPMSISDFHSKLPQDTFFRCHRSYTVNLSKIHEIVPWFNHTYLVRLKDIKAEIPVSRSKAKEFRQIMHL; encoded by the coding sequence ATGAAAGCAATTATTGTAGAGGATGAAATACCAGCAAAAGAAGAATTAGAATACTTAATTCAAACACATAGCAATATGGAGATTGTTGCTTCTTTTGAGGACGGCCTAGATGTGCTTAAATTTTTACAAGCAGAAGAAGTCGATGCGATTTTCTTGGATATTAATATTCCTTCTTTAGACGGAATGCTTTTGGCAAGCAATATTAGTAAATTTGCGAAAAAGCCTTATATTATTTTTACGACAGCTTATAAAGAGCATGCAGCACAGGCGTTTGAATTAGAGGCATTCGATTATATTCTGAAGCCGTATGAAGAAAAGCGTATTGCGGCAATGCTTACCAAACTAGAAACGGCTTTTCAAAAAGACACCGGTGGGGCAGAAGAAGTGACAATAGAGGTAAATCGCCGTATTAACTTGCGTAAAAATGAAAATATTATTGTAACAGATGTTAATGATATTTATTATGCAGAGGCAAGCGAAAAAGTAACATTAGTTTATACCAAATCAGAAGAATATATGATGCCAATGAGTATCTCTGATTTTCACAGTAAGTTGCCACAGGATACTTTTTTCCGCTGTCATCGATCTTATACGGTGAACCTCTCGAAAATCCATGAAATTGTGCCATGGTTTAATCATACGTATCTAGTCAGATTAAAGGACATAAAGGCAGAAATCCCTGTTAGTAGAAGTAAAGCAAAAGAGTTTCGACAAATTATGCATCTGTAA